A portion of the Streptomyces sp. NBC_00289 genome contains these proteins:
- a CDS encoding XRE family transcriptional regulator, with translation MGEIVKGLERALLTRPVPARDAAVRFLLRAEKGSTKNVAVLLGISQRTVQRWVTTRPGMRRRPSAVHAGLIDEAVRARWQPLVRARRRARAEADGFVFHTRARFGFAAPAGSSDDPRVRLITQYLSGEVARELFAARDAGGGEQQQLVILARALGHAYFRDGGRRAHGLGIAFTDVEFADFSID, from the coding sequence ATGGGTGAGATCGTCAAAGGGCTCGAGCGGGCGTTGCTGACCCGCCCTGTGCCTGCGAGGGATGCCGCTGTGCGTTTCCTGCTCAGGGCGGAGAAGGGCTCCACAAAGAACGTGGCTGTCCTCCTGGGGATCTCCCAGCGCACGGTACAGAGGTGGGTCACCACCCGGCCGGGAATGCGCCGCCGTCCCAGTGCCGTGCATGCGGGGTTGATCGATGAGGCTGTCAGGGCACGGTGGCAGCCCCTGGTGCGCGCCCGTCGACGGGCCCGGGCCGAGGCCGACGGGTTTGTCTTCCACACCAGGGCGCGGTTCGGATTCGCCGCTCCGGCAGGCTCGTCGGACGATCCGCGGGTACGGCTGATCACTCAGTACCTGTCGGGAGAAGTGGCCCGCGAGCTGTTCGCCGCCCGGGATGCCGGCGGGGGCGAGCAGCAGCAGTTGGTGATCCTCGCCCGTGCTTTGGGGCATGCCTATTTCCGGGACGGAGGCCGACGTGCTCACGGTCTCGGGATCGCCTTCACCGACGTGGAGTTCGCCGATTTCTCCATCGACTGA